The Natranaeroarchaeum aerophilus DNA window GGTCAGCTCGATCGTCTCGATGGCCATCCGCCGGTCGGCGCTGATGAGGTCCGGGCCCTGCCACCGCGTCGGGAAGGCGTCGGTGAACTCCCAGCCCCAGACGCTCTCGCCCTGGAAGTCCTCCTTGAGCGTGATCACGACGTCCTTGCGAACGATCTGACCGCTCATGACGTCCTGGATCCAGCGCCAGAAGGAGGCGTCCTCGGTCATCCCCCGCTGGAGGACCAGGTTCGCGTGGGAGAACGTCCCCGGAAGCGAGTGGACGTGGTCGTTCACGCCGCCCTCCTGGTAGGGAATCGTCTCGAGCTGCATCGTGAGCCCGGATACTTCCGAAAAGCCCGCGACGGGCTCGTCGTCGATCTGCACCTCGAAGTTGAACTGTGAGTACGGCGATTGGGTATCGGATTGTGACATCTGTCGTGCGTGCTGGGTTGATAGGTTCGGTCGTCGTCCTTACACGTCCTCGAGCGAGTTCTGGATCACGCCGTCCCCACCCAGAATGCTGCCGGTGTCAGGGTCGGGGTCGGCGGTGTCCTCGCCTCCGTTCATGCGGTCGTTGATCGCGCTGACCTCCTCACACCACCGGTGACGTTCCCAGTGGGGCATCCCGAGAGCCTCGTCGCGGCTCCAGCCGAAGTGATAGGCGACGAACGCGACCTCCTCGAAGAGCGTCTCGCGATCGTAGAGGCTGATCACTCGGCGGAATTTCCCGCGGGAACATCACCCGTTGCTTCCTGGTCGTCTGCCGACTCCGGTGGTTCGGAACGATCCCCGGCCGGATTGAACTCGCCGCCGATCGCTCCGTCCTCACCGGCATCTAGCGCCACGGCATCATCGTCCTCCGGACGCAGCGGGGCACCCGATGCAACGTCCACGTCGAACAGCTGCCCACACTCCGGACAGCCGGATTCGACGACGTTTCGTCCGGTGTTGTTGATTCGTTCGTACATGGCCTGCAGATACTCGAGATCGGCCACGAACAGGTTCTCGATGACGGACCTATCGACCGTCTCGAGCGTGCCTAGATCCGTGACGACCCGTGCGAGTAGTGTGATTGTCAGGTACGACTGGTTCGACTGCACTTTCGGATCCTGTAACGGCTGGATCTCGTCTGCCGCCGTCGCCAGTCGCATACGACCCTCCTTGTGCATGGTCCCGTCGTCTTCGACGAACCCACGCGGGAGGGTGAATTCGAACTCTGTTTGCAGTGCCTGATCGGTCATTGGTTAGAGCAATTCACGTACGTAACTGAAACGCTGTCCACGGGAGCGGCGCTGCGGCCGACGTGGAGGTAGCCCTCGCTGTCGAGCCGCCAGTGGTCGCCATAGCGAGTTCGTTCGAGCGAGTAGGTGTGCTCGCCCGAAGCGGGATCGTTGCTCATGTGATTAGACCGACTTGCGCTCCATCTCCTCGAACTCGACGGTGTACGTCTCGACTGCGATGGCCTCGGCACCGCCACCAGCCTGCGCATTCAGCGTCGGCGCCTCGTACTCGCGGATCCAGGCATTGCTGAACTCATAGCGAAGCTTGGATTCGCCGGACATGTCCTTGAGCACGACGGCAATCTCCTTACGCGCTTCCTCTTCGTCGCCTTCTTTAACGGCTTTGTGCCAGTTGTCGAGTTGTTCGTTCTTCTCGTCGGCACCGCGTGCCAGCTGCAGCGGAGAGTAGTGGACATCACCGAACAGCTTTCGGTTGTGTTTGGTGTCGTCACCTTCGCGGTAG harbors:
- a CDS encoding DUF6760 family protein, producing MISLYDRETLFEEVAFVAYHFGWSRDEALGMPHWERHRWCEEVSAINDRMNGGEDTADPDPDTGSILGGDGVIQNSLEDV
- a CDS encoding phage tail protein, which produces MSQSDTQSPYSQFNFEVQIDDEPVAGFSEVSGLTMQLETIPYQEGGVNDHVHSLPGTFSHANLVLQRGMTEDASFWRWIQDVMSGQIVRKDVVITLKEDFQGESVWGWEFTDAFPTRWQGPDLISADRRMAIETIELTYERFETISGLPE
- a CDS encoding phage tail protein, producing the protein MSEHGPLGSTEFKVELDGVDVPGFLEVKLPSQEVDEYDYREGDDTKHNRKLFGDVHYSPLQLARGADEKNEQLDNWHKAVKEGDEEEARKEIAVVLKDMSGESKLRYEFSNAWIREYEAPTLNAQAGGGAEAIAVETYTVEFEEMERKSV